The bacterium genome includes a window with the following:
- a CDS encoding tetratricopeptide repeat protein, producing MEKVLYKYNPQQMTKEELFETFVGRNALFESLIARLEKERNKPHHQHILLKAPRGMGKTHLLSMVYFKVKDCPEISSFWIPVQFAEEEFGITDLKTFFARILEEVSREDSSLAKDFPKDDYTTSYAFLIDYLKRKNKNVLILVDNFNLILSRFKPIEVRRLRDILMNDPYLLIYGGAISLFKEIRDEKEPFYRFFKIEEITELKEDEFERLLYLRFRLDGKDDVLNKFPSSLLSSRLKALYQLTGGNPRLLLILYQFLIPGELKDIIAYLKSILDEQSQYFLEKIHRLSSQQQVIIDAIAKAPLILSPKEISQKTNLPINTITAQISRLMDDGYLTPIKFTQAKNLTGYELSEQIFRVWYQMRTGGRSEQRIQFLIIFLQIWFSKEELKTEIIRTERMASLLEREEKITYLKEALEGLTRIEEKYAEKIDEVWIKIEAGEFTKALEILDEIMQDVRVSLETTSRIWFAKGYIFVEMKDYTRAISCYQEAIKIKPDYDAWYNMGIAYRKMKDYTRAISAYKEAIIFGLARFKEEDIEEFGRDFTNMFKGILKAKRYEDAYRLFQLCKEKASPSLIDVLYPMGKAIEYLYTRKSELIEREPMEFRKTIEGILREV from the coding sequence ATGGAAAAGGTGCTTTATAAATACAATCCACAACAGATGACCAAAGAGGAGCTTTTTGAAACCTTTGTTGGCAGAAATGCCCTCTTTGAAAGCCTTATCGCCAGATTAGAAAAGGAAAGGAATAAGCCCCATCATCAGCATATCCTTCTGAAGGCTCCACGAGGTATGGGTAAAACCCACCTTTTATCAATGGTCTATTTTAAAGTCAAGGATTGCCCGGAGATTTCTTCCTTCTGGATTCCTGTCCAATTTGCTGAAGAAGAATTTGGGATTACCGATTTGAAAACATTCTTTGCGAGAATATTAGAGGAGGTTTCTCGGGAAGATAGTAGCCTGGCAAAGGATTTTCCAAAGGATGATTATACCACATCTTATGCCTTCCTTATAGACTATTTGAAAAGAAAAAACAAAAATGTGCTGATTCTGGTTGATAATTTTAACCTTATCCTCTCAAGGTTTAAACCAATAGAAGTCCGCAGGCTTCGGGATATCCTGATGAATGACCCATATCTGCTTATCTATGGCGGCGCAATTAGCCTATTTAAAGAAATCAGAGACGAGAAAGAGCCTTTTTATAGATTCTTTAAGATAGAGGAAATCACCGAGCTTAAAGAGGATGAATTTGAAAGGCTTCTCTATTTAAGATTCAGGCTTGATGGGAAGGATGATGTATTAAATAAATTCCCATCCTCACTACTTTCTTCCCGTCTAAAGGCATTATACCAGCTTACTGGTGGCAATCCAAGATTATTGCTTATCCTCTATCAATTCCTTATCCCTGGTGAATTAAAGGATATTATCGCTTACCTGAAATCTATCCTTGATGAACAATCCCAATACTTCTTAGAGAAGATTCATAGACTCTCTTCCCAACAACAGGTCATCATCGATGCTATTGCCAAAGCCCCTCTTATTTTAAGCCCAAAAGAGATTAGCCAGAAGACAAACCTTCCGATAAACACGATTACCGCTCAAATTTCTCGCTTAATGGATGATGGCTATTTAACCCCAATTAAATTTACCCAGGCAAAGAATCTTACCGGATATGAATTGAGCGAGCAGATATTTCGGGTCTGGTATCAGATGCGCACTGGTGGAAGGTCCGAACAAAGGATTCAGTTTCTGATTATCTTCCTGCAAATATGGTTTTCCAAAGAGGAATTAAAGACAGAGATTATCCGCACAGAAAGGATGGCTTCTCTACTGGAGAGGGAAGAAAAGATAACCTATCTAAAGGAGGCATTAGAAGGATTAACCAGAATAGAAGAAAAATATGCAGAAAAGATAGATGAGGTCTGGATAAAGATAGAGGCAGGGGAATTTACCAAAGCCCTTGAGATACTTGATGAAATTATGCAAGATGTAAGGGTTTCTTTAGAGACTACCTCCCGGATATGGTTTGCCAAAGGATATATATTTGTTGAGATGAAAGACTACACCCGGGCAATCTCATGCTACCAGGAGGCAATCAAGATAAAGCCGGATTATGATGCCTGGTATAATATGGGCATTGCTTACCGTAAGATGAAAGACTACACCAGGGCAATCTCTGCCTACAAAGAGGCAATTATTTTCGGTTTAGCAAGGTTTAAGGAAGAGGATATAGAGGAATTTGGTCGAGACTTCACCAATATGTTTAAGGGAATTCTAAAGGCAAAGAGATACGAAGATGCCTATCGTCTATTTCAGCTATGCAAGGAGAAGGCATCCCCAAGCCTGATTGATGTGCTTTATCCGATGGGAAAAGCGATTGAGTATCTTTATACCAGGAAAAGCGAGTTAATTGAGCGAGAGCCAATGGAATTCCGCAAGACCATTGAGGGGATTTTAAGAGAGGTGTAA